From the genome of Carettochelys insculpta isolate YL-2023 chromosome 12, ASM3395843v1, whole genome shotgun sequence, one region includes:
- the CLPX gene encoding ATP-dependent clpX-like chaperone, mitochondrial isoform X4, with product MQQQVNQQMPQEKRGGEVLDSTHDDIKLEKSNILLLGPTGSGKTLLAQTLAKCLDVPFAICDCTTLTQAGYVGEDIESVIAKLLQDANYNVEKAQQGIVFLDEVDKIGSVPGIHQLRDVGGEGVQQGLLKLLEGTIVNVPEKNSRKLRGETVQVDTTNVLFVASGAFNGLDRIISRRKNEKYLGFGTPSNLGKGRRAAAAADLANISGESNTQQDIEEKDRLLRHVEARDLIEFGMIPEFVGRLPVVVPLHSLDENTLVRILTEPRNAVIPQYQALFSMDKCELTVSEDALKAIARLALDRKTGARGLRSIMEKLLLEPMFEVPNSDIICVEVDKEVVEGKKEPGYIRAPAKDASEEEYDSGVEEEGWPRQADAANN from the exons ATGCAGCAGCAAGTGAACCAGCAGATGCCTCAGGAGAAACGAGGAGGCGAAGTACTAGATTCAACCCATGATGACATAAAACTTGAAAAAAGTAACATTTTGCTGCTTGGACCAACTGGGTCAG gtaAAACCCTGCTGGCTCAGACTCTAGCTAAATGCCTCGATGTACCTTTTGCTATCTGTGATTGTACCACCTTGACTCAAGCTGGTTATGTAGGTGAAGACATTGAATCTGTTATTGCAAAGCTACTACAAGATGCCAACTACAATGTGGAAAAAGCTCAACAAG GAATAGTTTTTCTGGATGAAGTAGATAAGATTGGGAGTGTGCCTGGCATTCATCAGTTACGGGATGTAGGAGGAGAAGGCGTCCAACAA GGCTTGTTAAAGTTATTAGAAGGTACAATAGTAAATGTGCCAGAAAAAAATTCCCGTAAGTTACGTGGTGAAACAGTGCAGGTTGATACAACAAACGTCCTCTTTGTAGCTTCTGGTGCCTTTAATGGTCTTGACAGAATCATCAGCAGGAGGAAGAATGAAAAG TATCTTGGTTTTGGCACGCCATCCAATTTGGGGAAAGGTAGAAGGGCTGCGGCAGCAGCTGACCTCGCTAACATAAGCGGGGAGTCCAATACACAGCAAGATATTGAAGAAAAAGATCGCTTGTTGCGGCATGTGGAAGCCAGGGACCTCATTGAATTTGGCATGATTCCAGAGTTTGTGGGACGTTTACCTGTGGTGGTTCCCTTGCATAGCCTGGATGAGAACACACTTGTACGGATTCTTACTGAGCCGCGAAATGCCGTGATTCCTCAGTACCAGGCATTATTCAGCATGGACAAG TGTGAATTGACTGTTAGTGAGGATGCATTGAAGGCTATAGCCAGACTGGCACTAGATAGAAAGACTGGTGCAAGAGGTCTTCGATCTATAATG GAAAAGTTGTTGCTGGAGCCCATGTTTGAAGTACCCAATTCTGACATTATATGTGTGGAGGTTGACAAAGAAGTTGTGGAAGGCAAAAAAGAACCAGGATACATTAG GGCTCCGGCtaaagatgcatctgaagaagagTATGACTCAGGGGTTGAAGAAGAAGGCTGGCCTCGTCAAGCAGATGCTGCAAACAATTAA